From a single Nicotiana tomentosiformis chromosome 2, ASM39032v3, whole genome shotgun sequence genomic region:
- the LOC104110397 gene encoding cytochrome P450 94C1-like → MDLEACWWLKSFHVYFILIFIIVSLFSLFFYIVKLKLWCNCEICHAYVTTSWSSQFTNLCDWYTHLLQNSPTRTIHIHVLGNTITANPENVEYMLKTRFDNYPKGKTFSTILGDFLGRGIFNVDGDLWRFQRRMSSLELGKVSIRSYAFEVVHNEIQKRLLPLLANKEGVVLDFQDVFRRFSFDNICRFSFGLDPKCLESSLPISEFAVSFDLASKLSAERAMTTSPIVWKIKRFLNIGSERKLKKAIKLINILAQEVIRQKRKLGFSNHRDLLSRFMGTISDETYLRDIVISFLLAGRDTIASALISFFYVIANHPQVAKSIREEADRVLGPNKDLKSCEQMSELHYLQASIYESMRLYPPIQFDSKFCLEDDILPDGTFVKKGTRVTYHPYAMGRMEELWGCDSLEFKPERWLKDGIFFQENPFKYPVFQAGLRVCLGKEMALVEIKSVALSLLRRFNVELAQPYHTPRFSPGLTASFRGGLMVSVREISPYSHQR, encoded by the coding sequence ATGGATCTTGAAGCTTGTTGGTGGTTGAAGTCTTTTCATGTCTATTTTATCCTTATCTTCATAATAGTTTcactcttctctctttttttctataTAGTGAAGCTAAAACTTTGGTGCAACTGTGAAATTTGCCATGCTTATGTCACAACAAGTTGGTCTTCACAATTCACCAATTTGTGTGATTGGTACACTCACCTTCTTCAAAATTCACCTACAAGAACCATTCATATTCATGTTCTTGGTAATACCATCACTGCGAATCCTGAAAACGTCGAGTATATGCTTAAAACAAGATTTGATAATTACCCAAAAGGGAAAACTTTCTCTACTATCTTAGGTGATTTTCTTGGTCGTGGTATATTCAACGTTGATGGCGATTTATGGCGATTTCAAAGGAGAATGTCAAGTCTTGAACTTGGAAAAGTCTCCATACGATCATATGCATTTGAAGTGGTACATAATGAGATTCAAAAGAGGCTTCTTCCACTTTTAGCTAATAAAGAAGGTGTGGTTTTGGATTTTCAAgatgtttttagaagattttcaTTTGATAATATTTGTAGATTTTCCTTTGGGTTGGACCCTAAATGTTTAGAATCTTCACTACCCATCTCAGAATTTGCAGTTTCCTTTGACCTAGCATCAAAATTATCAGCTGAAAGAGCCATGACTACATCACCTATTGTTTGGAAAATCAAAAGATTTTTAAACATAGGGAGCGAAAGGAAGTTGAAGAAAGCAATCAAATTGATCaatatactagcacaagaagtcatAAGGCAAAAGAGAAAATTAGGTTTTTCAAATCATAGGGATCTTCTTTCAAGATTCATGGGAACAATAAGTGATGAAACTTATTTAAGAGATATTGTCATAAGTTTTCTCTTAGCTGGTCGAGATACTATTGCTTCTGCCTTAATAAGTTTCTTTTATGTAATTGCAAATCATCCACAAGTGGCTAAATCCATTAGAGAAGAAGCTGATAGAGTTCTTGGTCCAAATAAAGATCTCAAAAGTTGTGAACAAATGAGTGAGCTTCATTATCTACAAGCTTCCATTTATGAAAGTATGAGACTTTACCCTCCTATCCAATTTGATTCAAAGTTTTGTTTAGAAGATGATATTTTACCTGATGGGACTTTTGTGAAGAAAGGAACAAGGGTTACGTATCATCCTTATGCAATGGGAAGAATGGAAGAATTATGGGGTTGTGATTCTTTGGAGTTTAAGCCTGAAAGATGgttgaaagatggaattttttttcaagaaaatccATTCAAGTATCCAGTTTTTCAAGCTGGACTTAGGGTCTGTTTGGGGAAAGAAATGGCACTTGTTGAGATTAAAAGTGTGGCTCTTTCGTTGCTAAGGCGATTTAATGTCGAATTAGCCCAACCATATCACACGCCACGCTTCTCTCCTGGACTTACTGCGTCTTTCAGGGGTGGCTTGATGGTTTCAGTGCGAGAAATAAGTCCATATAGTCATCAAAGATGA